The following DNA comes from Methanomassiliicoccales archaeon.
CGCCGTCCTCCTTCAGGTACACCAGCTTGGTCTCCGAGCCCAGCAGCCCCAACACGTCCTGGAAGGTGCGCGTGCTGACGTAGATGCCGGGGGTGCTGCGCTCCTCGGACGTGGTTTCCCTCATCAGAGCGTTGCGTATGAGCGCCCCGGTGCTCCTCTCGTCCGGGTTCAAGTAGCGCAGCTCGCTGCCGACCAGGCGGATGGTGCGCGCCGGGCCGGGCGGACCCTGAAGAATGAGAAGGACCTCCACGTCCCTACGCAGGTCGTGGCTGAGGAAGAAGGCGGAGTTGATGCACCGC
Coding sequences within:
- the trmY gene encoding tRNA (pseudouridine(54)-N(1))-methyltransferase TrmY, which codes for MRRFIVIGHKAATAADFKLDDLAGGAGRLDVLLRCINSAFFLSHDLRRDVEVLLILQGPPGPARTIRLVGSELRYLNPDERSTGALIRNALMRETTSEERSTPGIYVSTRTFQDVLGLLGSETKLVYLKEDGEDIRSAEMPGDVTFVLSDHMDLTPDEEELLLRYSPQVLRLGPISYHADHCVTIVHNELDRRSP